TTGACGTTTTTCAACTTGGTCCGAACAAACGCCGCACCTTTTCCGGGCTTGACGTGCATAAACTCAATTACGCGATAAATTGAGCCGTCGTATTCAATCGTGGTACCCGTACGAAAATCGTTGCTTGAAATCAAGCCTATTCCCTCCACCAACATGATATGCATCGAGCCTAGCTTATGTACGCAATCAAAGAAGTCATACGCACAAACGGCTCACCGCAACTGTGCGGCATCATTTCGATATCGACGACACAAGGCTTCCGCCGCATAGCGGTAACCTTCTGTCCCAAGCCCGACAACCTGTCCCATGACGACGTCCCCGAGAACCAATTGATGCCTAAATGACTCTCGCTGGTGGACATTCGAGATATGCACCTCAACAGTCGGTCGGGCGATATCTTCAAGACAGTCGCGGATGGCGTAACTGTAATGACCAAATGCGCCAGGATTAATCAAAATTCCCGCTGCACCAGGTCCGTGCAACTGTAAAAAGTCGATGAGGTCCCCCTCGTGATTGGACTGTTTATCCAACACGTCGAGTCCGTATCCGTCCGCCACACTTCTGACCAACGAAATCACGTCGTCCAGTGTTTGAGTGCCGTACGTTTCCGGCTTTCGGACCCCCAACCGATTTAGGTTCGGGCCGTGGATCACGACGAGATACGGTTTTTCCATCGAGATGCCTCCTCACAGATTTGCCGAAAACACAGTCAAAACCGCGATTATTGTACCACAGGGCCGAGTGTCCTTGCTATACTGACGATGACGAATTGAAGGAGGACGAGCACATGGACATCTGGCTCATCCGTCATGGTGAGACAGACTGGAACGTCAGCGGCCGCGTCCAAGGTTGGACGGATATCCCCCTCAACCAAACCGGGCGCACACAGGCGCAAAAGTTGGCCAGTTATTTAGAAGGCATCCCGTTTCGCCAGATTTATGCCAGTGACCTATCGAGAGCGCTCAATACGGCGCGCGCGATTGCCGAAAAGACCGGTACGCCAATCAGCACGACGCGGCGCCTGCGCGAGCAATACTTCGGACAGGCGGAAGGGCTATTGCGCGAAGAAAAGGAACGCCGTTTTCCGAACGGCATTCCAGGCGCAGAAACGCCACACGACGTCGAACAGCGAATCAGTCAGTTCCTTACAGACCTCGTCGCCACGCCCGTGCAAGGGCGGGTCATCTTGGCGACACACGGCGGTGTCGTCCGGGCCGCCCTGCGCTGGCTCGGCCAGCAGAACGAACCCATCGACAACACCAGTATCACGTGTTTGAAGTACGAAGGCGGCGCCTTTCGCATCACGGCCATCAACGCGACGCCGCACCTCTTGACGCCCGCCTCACTGCCCACTGTGTCAAGAATGGATATATCGCAGCACGGGTGACCTCGCCGCGGTGACTTCGTCCAGTCGGCTGACAATCGTACGATGCGGTGCAGCTCGGACAAACTCCGGCTGCGTCGCCGCTTCGTGCGCGACCTGCTTCATAATTTCCACAAAGCGGTCTAACGTCTCCTTGCTCTCGCACTCCGTCGGCTCAATCATCAAACACTCGTCCACAATGAGCGGGAAATAAATGGTCGGCGGATGAATGCCAAAGTCAATCAGTCGCTTCGCAATGTCGAGCGTGCGCACGCCGTTCATTTTCTGACGGTTGCCCGACAACACGAACTCGTGCTTACAAGGCCCGGCAAACGGCGCATCGTAATCATCCTTGAGTTGTGAGAGCAAGTAATTGGCCGCCAACACCGCAGATTCAGAGACCAATTTGAGACCGTCAGGCCCCATCGTGCGAATGTACGTGTACGCCCGTACGAGAATCCCAAAGTTCCCATAGAAGCCCTTGACTTTGCCGATGGAGAGCGGCCTGTCAAGAGACAACTCGTACTTGTCACCAACCTTTTGGATGACAGGTCGCGGCAAATACGCTTCCAAGAACGATTTCACGCCAACCGGACCCGCGCCAGGGCCGCCACCGCCATGTGGTGTCGAGAACGTCTTGTGCAAATTGAGGTGAACGACGTCAAAGCCCATGTCGCCGGGTCGCGCATACCCGAGAATGGCGTTCATGTTCGCGCCGTCATAATAGAGCAAGCCACCCGCATCGTGGACAATCTTCGAGATCTCGCCAATCTGCGACTCGAACAGCCCCAAGGTGCTAGGGTTCGTCAACATCAGCGCCGCCGTGTCATCGCCAACAGCCTGTCGTAAGGCGTCGAGATCGACACTGCCGTCCGCCTTGGACGGAATGGTAATGGCTTTCAATCCGGCCATGCTCACGCTCGCAGGGTTGGTTCCGTGCGCCGAATCCGGAACAATCACTTTGTTTCGCTGGCTCTGACCCTGATTTGCGTGGTATTCGCGAATCATCATCAGTCCCGTCCACTCGCCTTGCGCACCGGCTGCTGGCTGCAAACTGACAGCGTCCATTCCCGTGATTTCCGCGAGATCTTGTTGCAACTGGTACAACAGTTCGAGTGCACCTTGGACTGTGCTCACCGGCTGCAGTGGATGAATGCGCGCAAAACCGTCGAGACGGGCCGCCCGCTCGTTGCGCTTCGGATTATATTTCATCGTACACGACCCAAGTGGATAAAAACCCGAATCCACGCCGTGATTCTTTTGCGAGAGGGCCGTAAAATGCCGAATCACATCGACCTCACTGACCTCCGGCAACGGCGGCTGCTCCAGGCGAGTGAGTCCAGCCAACTCACCTAAATCCGCTTCCGGAACATCGAGTTCTGGCAGCGAATACGCCTTGCGTCCCGGCTGACTCATTTCAAAAATGAGCTTTTCTTCTCCTTCGCGTTGTATTGTCACGCGATCACCTCCTTGAGCGCCTCAACCAACTCGTCCATCTCCGATTTGGTTCGCACCTCAGTCACGTTGAGCAAGACGGCGTCGCCAAGTTCAGGATGGGACTCGCGCAAGTCGAATCCGAACAGGATGCCACGCGCGAGCAGTGCCGCTTGAACATCGGCCGCTGGGCGAGGTAAACGAATGACGAACTCATTGAAAAACGGCGCTGCAAAGACCGCTTCTATTCCCGGCAAGTCCAACAAACGCTTTTGTAAATAATGCGCCTTATGATAGTTCTGAACAGCCAGTTCGCGCATGCCCTGTTTGCCCATGTAGGATAAGAAGACCGTTGCGGCCAAAGCGCACAGCGATTGGTTGGAACAGATGTTCGACGTCGCCTTCTCCCGGCGAATATGCTGTTCGCGCGCCTGCAGCGTCAACACAAAGCCGCGGCGTCCCTCATGGTCTGTCGTCTGTCCCACAATTCGCCCAGGCAGTTTGCGCAACAGCGGCTGTTTCGCCGCCATGATGCCCAAGTATGGCCCACCGTACGAAATCGCGTTGCCGAGCGACTGTCCTTCAGCAACCACGAGATCTGCTCCGAGCTTACCTGGTGCCTCCAAGAGACCTAGCGCTATCGGATACGTATTGACCACCAGCAGCGCATTTGCCTGATGTGTCAAATCGGCGATGGCCTGTACGTCCTCGACCACGCCAAAGAAGTTCGGATACTGAATCATGACGCCCGCAACCGAATCATCGAGTTGAGCTTGCAGCGCCTGCGTGTCGAGACGGCCATCTTTCTGTGGAAGATAACCAATCTCAATCGCCTGTCCAGCTGCATACGTGCGAAGGACGGCGAGATATTCCGGATTGACGGAATCCGCCACAAGAATGCGGTTGCGGCGCGTGTGTACACAAGCCACCAGCGCAGCCTCTGCGAACGCTGTCGGGCCATCGTACATGCTCGCATTTGCGACATCCATTCCGGTCAAGTCGGCAATCATCGTCTGGTACTCAAACGTCGCCTGAAGCATCCCTTGGCTCATTTCCGGTTGATACGGCGTGTACGACGTATAGAACTCCGAACGGCTGATGATAGCGTCAACAACGCTCGGTTGATAGTGTTCATAGGCGCCAGCCCCCAAAAAACTCACCAGGCGCCCAAGATGGGCATTTTTATCGGCCAACTTTTCCAGGTGGCGCATGACTTCTAGTTCCGACATTGCCTTCTTGAGCGCGAGGGGTTGCTGTAAGCGAATGTCATCCGGAATATCGGCAAATAGGGCCTCCGTCGATTCCAACGCCAGTGCCTCAAGCATCGCCTTTTTATCGGCGTCTGTGTGCGGTATATAGCCAAATTCGTTCAACCAAGTCGGCCTCCTAATTCCTATGTTCAAGCCCGATTTCGTCTGTAAAACGGCGTTTTGACCACCCGTGCCGGGTGCGTGCGCCCACGAATGTCAATTTCGACTTCCTGACCGATTTGCGCGTACGCGACATCGATCAGCACGAGCGCAATTGGCACTTGTAACGTCGGCGACATCGTGCCTGAAGTCACGTACCCAATCTCGCGACCATCCGCGACCACCCGATAGCCACTGCGAGGAATGGCTCGACCTTGTGTCTCAACACCGACCAATTTGCGCGACACCCCTGCCTCCTTTTGACGCAAGAGGGCCTCCCGGCCGATGAAGTCGCCTTTGTCGAGCTTGACAAACATACCGAGACTCGCCTCGTACGGCGTAATTTCGCGAGACAGCTCATTACCATAAAGCGCGAGTTTCGCTTCGAGCCGGAGCGTATCGCGTGCACCAAGGCCACAAGGCACGCCACCTTGCTCAATCAGCACGTCAAACACGGTTACCGCATCGGATGCACTCAGATAAATCTCGAAACCGTCTTCACCCGTGTAACCAGTGCGTGAGACCATGGCGGAGACGCCTGCCACCGTCCCGCGCGCAAAAGTGAACGGGCGCAGATGGGCTGCGTCGACGTCGGTATTTGGCGCCAACAGCGCAGCCGCACGCGGGCCCTGAACCGCAATTAACGCAATCTGTTCCGACGCATTTTCGACTGCCACTGAAAAATTGCCTACGTGACTCGTCACCCACGAAAAGTCCGTGTCGATGTTACTGGCGTTGACGACCAACAAAAAGTTGTCTGCCGCCATTCGATAAACCAGCAAATCGTCGATGACACCGCCAGATTCATCCGTCATCAACGTGTACAGCGCCTCACCGTCGCCCAACCGTGCGACATCGTTGGTCACAAGGTGTTGCACAAACGCCAACGCATCTGTACCTGTGACGTTGAATTCTCCCATATGAGAGACGTCAAATACGCCCACATCGTCGCGAACCGCGCGATGTTCCTGCACGATACTCTGATACTGCACGGGCAACACGGTGCCGTGAAAGTCAATCATCTTCGCGCCTAACGCGACGTGTCTGTCGTAGAGTGGGGTGTGCTTTGGAGCCGTCATCTGGTGTCCCCCTTAGAGTCTGTCGCGACAAATTTCGACAGGATGAAAGAAAGTAGTCCACTTGTCACATACTACATGACAGAATGCGAGGGAAACAAGCGTTGGCGGAGGAATGTTCAATGGATTTAGACTTGGAAAATCATCCCCTGCTACAATTTTCGGAACCAAACAACGACCGGGTGTCTGTCGACATTCAATTTGTTGACGATGGCCTAGAAAATGCCTTTACAACTTACCTTGAATCAGTCGATCCGGCGGACGAGCCAACGCGCAAATCCACTTGGCCGCTATTCCGCTTGGCAGCACTGGGCACCCAGTCCCAGATGTCGCCAACCTTCGAATCGCTACTCGTCCTCGATCACATACATGGGTTTACACCGCTGCCGCATCAGGTGCAAACGGCTGAACGCGTCTTGCGGGACCTGCGCGGACGCGCCATTCTCGCCGACGAAGTAGGCCTTGGTAAGACCATCGAAGCAGGACTCATTCTCAAGGAATACATGCTTCGCGGCCTCGTCAAAAAGGCGCTCATTCTCGTCCCAGCCTCCCTCGTTCTACAGTGGACGCGGGAACTGAACGAAAAATTTCAGTTGACCGCCACCGCGCAGCGCAATCAGTGGACCTGGGAGCAATACGACGTGGTGGTCGCTTCACTAGATACCGCCAAGGGCCCGCCACACAAGGATATTGTCCTGTCGCAGCCGTGGGATATGGTGATTATTGACGAAGCCCACAAATTGAAAAATCAACGCACAAAAAACTGGCAAATGGCGAACGCCATCCCGAACAAGTACTTGTTGTTATTGACGGCGACACCAATGCAGAATCAATTACAGGAGTTGCACACCCTGGTCACATTGCTCAAACCCGGACACTTAGGCAATGTCTCGGAGTTCTCGAGCAATCACATGGCGAGCCGCCGAACACCGCGAGACGCCAATCGACTTCGCGAGACCATGAGCGATATTATGATCCGCAATCGTCGTCAAGATGGCGCCACCGCCTTGCCGCCGCGCCACGTGGAAGTCGTCCCGCTCGAACTGAACGCCGACGAGCGCAGATTTTATGACGAAGTCCAATCGCTCTTGCGCGACGAATACGAATCGCGTAAAAGTCAACGCATCTCCATGCTGCCACTCTTGACGTTGCAACGTGAAATCTGCAGCTCGCCATATGCGGCCATGATTTCACTCGAAAAGATGCAAAAAAAAGCGACGAGCCCGACCCGTCAGCAACAGCTCGCGCAACTGATTCAACTGGGTAGCAGCATTGCTGAATACACGAAGATCACGAAGGTACTCGATTTAATTGACGAGATTGGCGACAAGTGCATCGTCTTTACCGAATACCGGGCTACACAGGACTTTATCATGTATATGCTAAAGAAAAAGGGCATTTCCGTCGTCCCGTTTCGCGGCGGATTCAAACGAGGAAAAAAAGACTGGATGAAAGATTTGTTCTCGAAGAAAGCACAGGTACTCGTCGCTACGGAGTCCGGGGGCGAGGGTATCAACTTGCAGTTCTGTCATCACATGATCAACTTCGATTTACCGTGGAACCCCATGCGCCTGGAGCAGCGCATCGGGCGAATTCACCGACTGGGCCAAACGGAGAAATGTTATGTATACAATCTCGCGACGCGAGACACCATCGAAGAACACATCGTCAAACTGTTACACGAAAAGATTCAGATGTTTGAATCGGTGATTGGCGAACTCGACTACATCGTTAGCAACAAGCGGCTGGACAATTGGGACAAGCAGCTGTTTGAAGCCACGATGACCAGTACGAACGCAGCAGATCTCGCCGCCAAACTCAATCAAATGAAACGCCAATACATGGACTGACTTGTCGCCGAAAAGGAGGTTCTTGCGTGCAACACCACGTGCCGTTGCGTGAAGAAAGTGAGCGACTTTCGTATTGCGAAACGTACTTCGAGTCTGTCGGCGCGGAAACTGTCTATCGCGCGGACGGATATCGCGAAGTGCGTCTGCCAATCGACGTCGACAGAGAGTTGACAGATAGGCCATTTTATTGGCTATGGGTAGAAAAAACCAACCAAAAGGTCGAACCGACAACGCTCCGCCTCTCGTTTACAAAAGCGGCAAAAGCACGCGAGGACGCGCGTTTGGCAAAAGCGCACCAAGAGTACTTGGAGAAGCACCCACCACAAAACCCATACGAGCGCATGTTTGCAAAGCCACCGACAAGCGAACTCATCACGCTGGGATGCTTTCGCTTAAACAAAATCGTCGACAGCGCTCGTCGCCGAGGGCAATTTGCCTGCGTACAACCCGCGCATGCGACGGCAAGAGATCATCTGGTTCCCTGGCTGGTGCTCAACCTGCTCGTGCAATTCGTAACCGATTCCGTAGAGGAAAAGTGGTTATCAGTGGGGATTTGTTTGGCCAACCGTCAACACGTCTTCGGGTTTTACGAAAAAGTGGAGGCTATCGACATGACAGCAGCTAATCCAGCGCGAATTCTGGAGAACGCGAGAATGTCCCTACCAGAAGCCTTTGCTGTCGCAAAATCGTGCGTGTCCGACCACATCGCCACGCTGCCCGACGACTGGGCAGACGAGGCGAAGCGCAGACTGGCGGACGACTTGTCACAACTCGACACGTACTACAAAAGCATCTTACCCGATCACGACGAGGACATACAGCAGGAACTCCTGCGCGAACACCAACGAAAACGGGCGCACCTCATCGAAAAAAGTGCGCCGCGAACAGAGGTTCACATCACGCAGGCGGCGCTTGTCGGACTGCCGATACGCCATACGTGAGCTTCGTGATCCCGGAGGACACACCCTCTAGGTGAGCGAACGCAGATTGCGCTGCCTTGCGTCCGGTCCTTCGAGATGGGCCATCATACACATTTTCATAATGCGGGACCGCAGTGGATACACAGAATCATTGACATCTTCGCCACGCCGACGATAGGCGTCCGGCGGCGCGTAGTTGCTCGTAAACCAAGTAGGCAAATTCGCATGAAACCGCTGGTTGACAATCCGGAACAGCTTTTCGAGGGTAAAATCGTTCGCCCGCTCCTGGGCGAACTCATCGATACCAAGCACCGGCACAGTCGAGAGCGTGTCCAAAAACGGCTCCAAATCCTGATTGTCGGCAATCAGGTGACGCATCCTGTCAAACAGCGAATCGGAGCGAACGACGAGACACGGCACGCCACGAGTCCGCAAACGGTTAAACACGGCGAGCATCAGATGTGTCTTGCCGACGCCAGGCGGACCGAACAAGTACACGCCACTCGTGGTGCCCACGTTATTTTCCGGTTGGTAACCCATCGCAAATTCCATCGCATAGCGCATCAATCTCGGATATTTCTTGGCTTGTTCCTCAGGGTAATTCTCGAACTGAAATGCCTCATCTAATTCGAGCATGCCTGCAATCGAAGCGTATTTATCGACGCGTTTTTTCGCAATATGGTCGAGATAAGGTTGGCAGCGCTGAACGCTGATGGTCACTTGTCCCTTGTACGGCTCAAGCACCTGCGTAAAGCCACGCATGTCCCCTTCTTTTCCACAACTTTGGAATCCACTGCAGCGACTGCAGATATTTTGCTGTCGCAAATACTCCAACAATGCGGCCCGTGACCGATCAATAAACGCGTCACTGACCGAGAACTGGTCGAGTTCAGGAATCAAGCGCCGAAAGTACACGGCATCGTAGCCTTTATCGTGACCCTCTAAAGACTTGTTCAAAATCTGTTGAATGTGCTGCATTAGGCCCTCCCTCGCTCGCGCGTCAACCACGCAACCACTTCTTGCACAATCTCAGGCACATCCATTTCGTCGACGTTTACTGTGTGAGAGGAGACTTCCGCGTACCATGCCTCCCGCTTTTCTAGTAGATGGCGAATTGTCGACGTTCGATCAGCGACCGCGAGCAGCGGGCGGACCGCGCCGTCAGCATCCAACCGACGCTCAATCGTTTCCGGCCGCGCACGCAAGTAAACACATTGCCAATCGCGCACCAGCGCTTCGCGATTTTCAGGCCGTGTGACAACCCCGCCACCAGTAGCCAGTACGAACGCGCCATCGGCCTGCCCGAGGTCGGATAGCGCCGCTTGTTCAATGCGACGAAATTCTGCTTCGCCAAGGGTGGTAAATATATCTGGTAT
Above is a genomic segment from Alicyclobacillus acidoterrestris containing:
- a CDS encoding DEAD/DEAH box helicase; protein product: MDLDLENHPLLQFSEPNNDRVSVDIQFVDDGLENAFTTYLESVDPADEPTRKSTWPLFRLAALGTQSQMSPTFESLLVLDHIHGFTPLPHQVQTAERVLRDLRGRAILADEVGLGKTIEAGLILKEYMLRGLVKKALILVPASLVLQWTRELNEKFQLTATAQRNQWTWEQYDVVVASLDTAKGPPHKDIVLSQPWDMVIIDEAHKLKNQRTKNWQMANAIPNKYLLLLTATPMQNQLQELHTLVTLLKPGHLGNVSEFSSNHMASRRTPRDANRLRETMSDIMIRNRRQDGATALPPRHVEVVPLELNADERRFYDEVQSLLRDEYESRKSQRISMLPLLTLQREICSSPYAAMISLEKMQKKATSPTRQQQLAQLIQLGSSIAEYTKITKVLDLIDEIGDKCIVFTEYRATQDFIMYMLKKKGISVVPFRGGFKRGKKDWMKDLFSKKAQVLVATESGGEGINLQFCHHMINFDLPWNPMRLEQRIGRIHRLGQTEKCYVYNLATRDTIEEHIVKLLHEKIQMFESVIGELDYIVSNKRLDNWDKQLFEATMTSTNAADLAAKLNQMKRQYMD
- a CDS encoding type II 3-dehydroquinate dehydratase — its product is MEKPYLVVIHGPNLNRLGVRKPETYGTQTLDDVISLVRSVADGYGLDVLDKQSNHEGDLIDFLQLHGPGAAGILINPGAFGHYSYAIRDCLEDIARPTVEVHISNVHQRESFRHQLVLGDVVMGQVVGLGTEGYRYAAEALCRRYRNDAAQLR
- the gcvPB gene encoding aminomethyl-transferring glycine dehydrogenase subunit GcvPB translates to MTIQREGEEKLIFEMSQPGRKAYSLPELDVPEADLGELAGLTRLEQPPLPEVSEVDVIRHFTALSQKNHGVDSGFYPLGSCTMKYNPKRNERAARLDGFARIHPLQPVSTVQGALELLYQLQQDLAEITGMDAVSLQPAAGAQGEWTGLMMIREYHANQGQSQRNKVIVPDSAHGTNPASVSMAGLKAITIPSKADGSVDLDALRQAVGDDTAALMLTNPSTLGLFESQIGEISKIVHDAGGLLYYDGANMNAILGYARPGDMGFDVVHLNLHKTFSTPHGGGGPGAGPVGVKSFLEAYLPRPVIQKVGDKYELSLDRPLSIGKVKGFYGNFGILVRAYTYIRTMGPDGLKLVSESAVLAANYLLSQLKDDYDAPFAGPCKHEFVLSGNRQKMNGVRTLDIAKRLIDFGIHPPTIYFPLIVDECLMIEPTECESKETLDRFVEIMKQVAHEAATQPEFVRAAPHRTIVSRLDEVTAARSPVLRYIHS
- the gcvPA gene encoding aminomethyl-transferring glycine dehydrogenase subunit GcvPA, yielding MNEFGYIPHTDADKKAMLEALALESTEALFADIPDDIRLQQPLALKKAMSELEVMRHLEKLADKNAHLGRLVSFLGAGAYEHYQPSVVDAIISRSEFYTSYTPYQPEMSQGMLQATFEYQTMIADLTGMDVANASMYDGPTAFAEAALVACVHTRRNRILVADSVNPEYLAVLRTYAAGQAIEIGYLPQKDGRLDTQALQAQLDDSVAGVMIQYPNFFGVVEDVQAIADLTHQANALLVVNTYPIALGLLEAPGKLGADLVVAEGQSLGNAISYGGPYLGIMAAKQPLLRKLPGRIVGQTTDHEGRRGFVLTLQAREQHIRREKATSNICSNQSLCALAATVFLSYMGKQGMRELAVQNYHKAHYLQKRLLDLPGIEAVFAAPFFNEFVIRLPRPAADVQAALLARGILFGFDLRESHPELGDAVLLNVTEVRTKSEMDELVEALKEVIA
- the gcvT gene encoding glycine cleavage system aminomethyltransferase GcvT, with the translated sequence MTAPKHTPLYDRHVALGAKMIDFHGTVLPVQYQSIVQEHRAVRDDVGVFDVSHMGEFNVTGTDALAFVQHLVTNDVARLGDGEALYTLMTDESGGVIDDLLVYRMAADNFLLVVNASNIDTDFSWVTSHVGNFSVAVENASEQIALIAVQGPRAAALLAPNTDVDAAHLRPFTFARGTVAGVSAMVSRTGYTGEDGFEIYLSASDAVTVFDVLIEQGGVPCGLGARDTLRLEAKLALYGNELSREITPYEASLGMFVKLDKGDFIGREALLRQKEAGVSRKLVGVETQGRAIPRSGYRVVADGREIGYVTSGTMSPTLQVPIALVLIDVAYAQIGQEVEIDIRGRTHPARVVKTPFYRRNRA
- the zapE gene encoding AFG1/ZapE family ATPase, coding for MQHIQQILNKSLEGHDKGYDAVYFRRLIPELDQFSVSDAFIDRSRAALLEYLRQQNICSRCSGFQSCGKEGDMRGFTQVLEPYKGQVTISVQRCQPYLDHIAKKRVDKYASIAGMLELDEAFQFENYPEEQAKKYPRLMRYAMEFAMGYQPENNVGTTSGVYLFGPPGVGKTHLMLAVFNRLRTRGVPCLVVRSDSLFDRMRHLIADNQDLEPFLDTLSTVPVLGIDEFAQERANDFTLEKLFRIVNQRFHANLPTWFTSNYAPPDAYRRRGEDVNDSVYPLRSRIMKMCMMAHLEGPDARQRNLRSLT
- a CDS encoding histidine phosphatase family protein; its protein translation is MDIWLIRHGETDWNVSGRVQGWTDIPLNQTGRTQAQKLASYLEGIPFRQIYASDLSRALNTARAIAEKTGTPISTTRRLREQYFGQAEGLLREEKERRFPNGIPGAETPHDVEQRISQFLTDLVATPVQGRVILATHGGVVRAALRWLGQQNEPIDNTSITCLKYEGGAFRITAINATPHLLTPASLPTVSRMDISQHG
- a CDS encoding shikimate kinase — translated: MIHQRIALVGFMASGKSTVGRALAKALSYSFVDLDQWIESSTGRTIPDIFTTLGEAEFRRIEQAALSDLGQADGAFVLATGGGVVTRPENREALVRDWQCVYLRARPETIERRLDADGAVRPLLAVADRTSTIRHLLEKREAWYAEVSSHTVNVDEMDVPEIVQEVVAWLTRERGRA
- a CDS encoding YqhG family protein, coding for MQHHVPLREESERLSYCETYFESVGAETVYRADGYREVRLPIDVDRELTDRPFYWLWVEKTNQKVEPTTLRLSFTKAAKAREDARLAKAHQEYLEKHPPQNPYERMFAKPPTSELITLGCFRLNKIVDSARRRGQFACVQPAHATARDHLVPWLVLNLLVQFVTDSVEEKWLSVGICLANRQHVFGFYEKVEAIDMTAANPARILENARMSLPEAFAVAKSCVSDHIATLPDDWADEAKRRLADDLSQLDTYYKSILPDHDEDIQQELLREHQRKRAHLIEKSAPRTEVHITQAALVGLPIRHT